The following are encoded together in the Oncorhynchus masou masou isolate Uvic2021 chromosome 5, UVic_Omas_1.1, whole genome shotgun sequence genome:
- the LOC135539948 gene encoding papilin-like isoform X2: MFLDPLPPPLSPVPARLSGIVVTETLPSPRVRPAPEQQLARKGKQGKDGRELRVVVNTNDPDYEHFYSIESYDDPMAMEQSIHLTPTANQSHAPVDPCVLPLEEGNCGRFTLRWYFNSQVQACRPFIYSGCEGNANRFLQQETCEERCLGEDTGAIPLKKGR, encoded by the exons ATGTTCCTGgaccctcttcctccccccctgTCCCCTGTTCCGGCCCGGCTCTCAGGTATTGTTGTGACAGAAACCCTGCCCAGCCCCAGGGTACGTCCTGCTCCAGAGCAACAGCTGGCCCGGAAGGGCAAGCAGGGCAAGGACG GGCGTGAGCTGCGTGTAGTGGTGAACACCAACGACCCCGACTACGAACACTTCTACTCTATAGAGAGTTACGACGACCCCATGGCCATGGAGCAGAGCATCCACCTGACTCCCACTGCCAATCAGAGCCATG CTCCAGTGGATCCTTGTGTGTTGCCCCTGGAGGAGGGCAACTGTGGGAGATTTACTCTGCGCTGGTACTTTAACAGCCAGGTCCAGGCCTGCCGACCCTTCATCTACAGCGGCTGTGAGGGCAATGCCAACCGGTTCCTCCAGCAGGAGACCTGTGAGGAGCGCTGCCTCGGGGAggacacag
- the LOC135539948 gene encoding papilin-like isoform X1, translating into MFLDPLPPPLSPVPARLSGIVVTETLPSPRVRPAPEQQLARKGKQGKDGRELRVVVNTNDPDYEHFYSIESYDDPMAMEQSIHLTPTANQSHGERVTVDPLKTKRPRREVKGEAPVDPCVLPLEEGNCGRFTLRWYFNSQVQACRPFIYSGCEGNANRFLQQETCEERCLGEDTGAIPLKKGR; encoded by the exons ATGTTCCTGgaccctcttcctccccccctgTCCCCTGTTCCGGCCCGGCTCTCAGGTATTGTTGTGACAGAAACCCTGCCCAGCCCCAGGGTACGTCCTGCTCCAGAGCAACAGCTGGCCCGGAAGGGCAAGCAGGGCAAGGACG GGCGTGAGCTGCGTGTAGTGGTGAACACCAACGACCCCGACTACGAACACTTCTACTCTATAGAGAGTTACGACGACCCCATGGCCATGGAGCAGAGCATCCACCTGACTCCCACTGCCAATCAGAGCCATG GTGAGAGAGTCACTGTTGACCCTCTGAAAACAAAGAGGCCCAGGAGAGAGGTCAAAGGGGAAG CTCCAGTGGATCCTTGTGTGTTGCCCCTGGAGGAGGGCAACTGTGGGAGATTTACTCTGCGCTGGTACTTTAACAGCCAGGTCCAGGCCTGCCGACCCTTCATCTACAGCGGCTGTGAGGGCAATGCCAACCGGTTCCTCCAGCAGGAGACCTGTGAGGAGCGCTGCCTCGGGGAggacacag